From Amycolatopsis sp. WQ 127309:
CCGAGGCCGGGTTCCGCTCCGGCTACCTCAAGGTCCACCAGTTCGGTTACGAGGTGACCGACAAGTAACCTCCCGCGGCCAACCCGACCCCGGTGCCGCACGTCCTCCTTGCGAGGACGTGCGGTTGACTGACGAAGACACGTTTGTCCGAATCGGGATTGGGTGATGGGTGATGACGTACCGTGGCGATGACGGCGGCCGCCGGATGCCCCCGCCGCGGCCGCCCGCCGGCCGCTCCCGGGACCACCAGCGCGCGCAGATGATGCCGCTGCCCGGCCGGGGCCAGAGCCCCTACGACGAGCGCACCCGCCCGATGGGCACCCGCGAGCCGGAGTACATGCCGCCCCAGGGCCCGCCGCCGCGTCAGCAACCGCCGAACCGGGGTGAGGACTACCCGCCGTCACGGCCGCCGCGCCGGCGTCGCCGCTGGGGTTTCGGCCGGATCCTGCTGACGCTGCTGCTGGTGTTCGTGGTGTTCTTCGCCGGCATCTGGGTCTACCTGGAGTTCTCGATCAAGCGCGTCGACGCGCTGGCCGACTACGACGGCCGTCCGGTCGCCGCGGCCGGCACCAACTGGCTGATCGTCGGCTCGGACAGCCGTGAGGGCCTCACCACGGCCGACGAGGAGAACCTCGCCACGGGTGACGTCGCGGCCGCCGGCGGCCAGCGCACCGACACGATCATGGTCGCGCACCTGCCGGACAACTCCACGAAGCCGACGCTGCTCTCCCTGCCGCGCGACTCCCAGGTGAAGATCCCGGGCCACGGCACGAACAAGATCAACGCGGCGTTCTCGCTCGGCGGGCCGAAGCTGCTCGCGCAGACCGTCGAAGGCGCCACCGGCCTGCACATCGACCACTACGCGGAGATCGGCTTCGGCGGGTTCGCGAAGATCGTCGAAGCGATCGGCGGCGTCGAGATGTGCATCGACAAGGACATGAACGACACGGTGACGGGCATCAGCATCAAGGCCGGCTGCCCCCAGACCCTCGACGGCCGCGAGGCGCTGGGCTTCGTCCGGATGCGCCACAGCGACGCGACCCCGCGCTCGGACCTCGACCGCGTCGCCAACCAGCGCAAGTTCATCGGCGCGCTGGTCAGCCAGATCGCCAGCCCCGGCACGCTGCTCAACCCGTTCGACTTCTTCCCGCTGCTGTCCGCGGCGCCGGACGCGCTGACCATGGACTCCGGCGACCACGTGCACAACCTCGCCGGCCTGGCGATCGCGATGCGCGGCATCTCCTCCGGCGGCGTGGTGACCACGACGGTCCCGGTGACCAGCGGGTCGGCGGAGAACTGGGACAAGAACAAGTCGAAGCAGCTGTTCGACGCGCTGAAGAACGACACCGAGGTGCCCGATTCGGTCATCGTGAACTAAATGGCGCGCGCGGCGGGTCCCGGCCGGGGCACCATGGATCGATGGAGACCCCGGCCGAGACCTACCGCGACGGTGACCTGACGCTGACCCGCTGGCACCCCGGCGACCGCGATCTCTTGACCGCGCTCGTCAGCGGCTCCCTCGAGCAGCTGGGGCCGTGGCTGATCTGGGCGACCGGTGGCTACACGTCGGACGACTCCTCGGAGTTCCTCCGGCTGACCGCGAAGCGCTGGGAGAGCGCCGAAGCGTACGAGTACGCGGTCGGCGTCGACGGCGAGGTGGCGGGCGGCGTCGGCGTGATGACGCGCGACGGCGGTGCCGAGATCGGCTACTGGCTGGCCCGGGGCTGGACCGGCCGCGGCCTGATGACCCGGAGCGTCGCGCTGCTGACGGCGGAGGCGTTCCGCCTCGGCGCCGGCTACGTCGAGATCATGCACGACGAGCTGAACGCGCGCAGCCGGGCGTTGCCCGCCCGGCTGGGGTTCACGAAGGTGCGCGAGGAACCGGCGGAGAAGCCGCTGGCGCCGTCGTGCACCGGCACGAACCACGTGTGGCGGCTCGAGGCCTAGGAGACCTTGTTGCGCTCCCGCAGCACCTTCAGCGCCTGATCGGCGTGGACGGTGAAGTTCAGCTCGCTCTTGATCTTCTCGAGGATCCGGCGGTCCTCGCCGATCACGAAGGTCGCGCGCTTCGCGTGCAGGGGCAGGAGCCTGCGCCACACGCCGAACTGCTTGGCGACCTCACCCTCCACATCGGACAGCAGCGGGTAGTCGAAGTCGTTGGCCGCGGAGAACTGCCGCTGTTTGGTGACGCCGTCCGGGCTGATCCCGACCCGGTGCGCGCCGACCTCGGCGAACTCCGCGGCGAGGTCGCGGAAGTGGCAGCTCTCGGCGGTGCACCCGCCGGTCATCGCGGCCGGGTAGAAGAACAGCACCACCGGTCCGGTGGCCAGGAAGTCCGAGAGCTTGCGCTCCTGGCCCTGGTCGTCGGGCAGCGTGAAATCGGGGGCGAGGTCTCCGGCGTCCATGGAGGTCCCTTCTCGTCGGCGGCAGAACCCATCCTGCCCGTCCTTCGGAGCCGACGTACGACCGGCTTGGTCGAGATCCGCGTCAGGTGGCCGGGTGCCTCGCGATCAGCTCGTCCACCTCGTCGCCCGTGGCGGAGTCGTTGGCGAACTGGCCTCGGGCCGCCAGCACGCCCAGCTGGCGCAGCCGCGCCGCCTGTTCGTGGGTGCGGACGCCTTCCGCTCCCACGCGCAGCTGCAGCTCGCGGGCCCGGGTGACCAGCTGGGTCAGGTGGCGGATGTCGGACTCGGCCGGCTCCTCCGCGTCCAGGGCGTCGATCACCGGGCCCGACAGGATCACGTGCTTCACCGGCAGGCCGTGCTGGGGGATCAGCTCCAGGTCCGCCGAGCCCGAGATGGTCAGCACCAGCTGCGTGCCCAGGTCGGCCAGCACCGCGAACGAGTCCAGGACCTCGCCGCGCGGGTCGAGGACCGAGTCGCGGTCGGTGCACAGGCGCAACGCCGTCGCCGGCAGCTCGTGCTTGGTCAGCTGCTCGCGGACCAGCATCACCAGGTCCGGGTCGATGGCCAGCCGCGTCGGCAGGCGGACGCAGACGTCCGGTGCCGCGTCGCCCAGGCGGGTGCGCCAGCGGGCCGTGGCGGCCAGGGACTCGGCGAGCAGCCAGCGGCCGAGCGGGACCGTCATGCCCGTGGTCTGGGCCAGCGGGTAGAACTCCTCGGAGCCGAGCTCGCCCTTCTCCGGGTGGTTCCAGCGCAGCCCGGCGTTGACCGCGGCGATCCGGCCGGGGTCGGCGAGCTTCACCGTCGGCTGGTAGACCAGCGAGAACTCGCCGTTCTCCAGCGCGCCGGCGATCACCGCGCCCAGCTGGTAGCGGCCGCGGTCGCGCGCGTCCAGCTCCGGGTCGAACAGCATCCACTGCGCCTTGCCGGCCTCCTTGGCCCGGTGCAACGCGATCTCCGCGGCTCGCAACAGCTCCGCGGCCCCGTCTTCGACGGCCGCGCGCACCACGATGCCCGCGCTGGCGCTCACGCCGATGCCGTGCCCGCCGAGGTAGATCGGCTCGTTGAGGTCCTCCAGCGCGCGCTCGACCAGCTCGACGACCTCGGCGGCGGAGAGCTCGCCGCGCAGCAGCACCGCGAAGCCGTCGCCGGACAGCCGCGCGACGAACCCGTCGTGGTGGCCGGTGAACACGGCGGACAGCTTGCCCGCGACGCCGCGCAGCACCTGGTCGCCGACGCCGGCACCGAGGCCGTCGTTGACGACCTTGAAGCCGTCGACGTCGAGGTAGATCAGCGCGATGTCGTCACGCGCGCCGGCGCCGAGCGCCGCTTCGAGCTTGGTGGTGAACGACGACGCGTTCGGCAGCCCGGTGAGCGGGTCGTGGATGTTCTGGTGCACCAGCCGCTCCTGCAGCAGGTGCAGCTCGTTCGCGTCGGAGACCATCAGCACCGGGTACACCGAACCCGGCCGGTCGCCGGGCAGCCGGGCGAGCGTGACGTCGGTCCAGAGCTTGCCGTCGTCGACGTGGTCGAGCAGCATCCGCTCCCGGAAGCGCTCGACCCCGGTGTTCACGTGCTCCAGCCCGGCCTTGAGCCGGGAGACGTCGTGGCCGGTCGAGCCGAGCTCGGTGATGTGCCGGCCCCGCAACCGGTCCGGCGGGCACCCGAGCAGCTGCCCCAGCGCGAGGTTCGCCTCGACGATCCCGCCGTCCGGGTCGGCCAGCGCGATCCCCATCGGCGACGCGGCGTAGAGCGCGCTGAACCGCAGCAGCGCCCCGTCGTGCCCCGAGCTGACGTGGTCGACCGCGTCCGTCGCGACCCCGAGCAGGAGCTGTTCGAGCTCTTCCGGGGGAAGCGTTACTCCTTTGGTGTCGGCGAGCGTCGCCGCCCACCTGCGGGCCACGTCCACCAACCCTGGCGCGGCACCGGGCTCAGACACTCTCCACCTTCTTCACGCACAGGTCTGGCCAGTTCAGGCGCGGTGCCGGTGTTCGGGAACCCGCACGGGGTACCCATCGGCCGCGGCCGATGCCACGCCATCACGTGTGTAACGGGGTGTCTACCGGCTGAACGAGTGACAGACCTCCACGATTGGTGACATCGTGTCACCATGTGTATCGGTACCCGGACGGGTGGCGGGTCAGCGAGGGGTCAACCGCACCGGGAGACCGTCCGCGGGCACCGGTAGCGAGACGTAGTCCCAGCGCGCGGTGTAACTCTCCGGAACCGACCAGCGGTACGCCCGCAGCATCTCGTGCATCAGCAGCTTCACCTCGAGACCGCCGAAGTGGAGCCCGATGCACTTGTGCGCGCCGCCGCCGAAGGGCATCCACGCCATCCGGTGCGACTTGTCCTCGCGCCGCGGTTCGGCGAAGCGCTCGGGGTCGAAGCGGAACGGGTCGGTCCAGCACCCGGGGTCGAAGTGGTTCACCGTCGGCGAGACGCCGACGAGCGTGCCCTCCGGGATGTAGTGCCCGAGGACCTCGGTGTCCTTGACGGTCTGGCGGGTCAGCGACGGCACCGGCGCGACGAGCCGCAGCGCCTCCTTCATCACCAGGTCGAGCGTCTCCAGCCGGTCGATGGCGTCGATGTCGAGGACGTCGTCGCCCAGCGCCAGCGACTCCGCGCGCGCCCGCTCCTGCCACTCCGGGTGCTTGGCGAGGTAGTAGGCCATGGCGCTGCTGGTGATGGTCGTCGTGTCGTGCGCGGCCATCATCAGGAAGATCATGTGGTTGACGATGTCGGTGTCGGAGAACCGGTCGCCGTCCTCGGTGGTGGCGTGGCAGAGCGCGGCGAACAGGTCGTCGCCGTCGGCGGCCCGCTTGGCGGGCAGGGTCTCGCCGAAGTAGCGCTCCAGGACCTTCCGCCCGTGCAGCCCGGCCGACCAGCGGCCGCCGGGCACCGGGACGCGCACCAGCGCGGTGCCGGCCCGCACGGAGCTGACGAACGCGCGGTTGATCCGGTGCGAGTCGGCGCCGCTGCGCATGCCCATGAACACGCGCGTCGCGACGTCGAGGGTCAGCTGCTTGAGCGACCAGTACAGCCGCGGCCGCTCGCTCGTTCCCCAGGTCGCGACGCCTTCGCGCAGAGCCGGGCCCATCTCGTTGACGTAGCCGGTGAGCCGCGCCCGGGTGAAGGCCTCCTGCATGATCCGGCGGTGCAGGTGGTGCTCGCCGAAGTCCATCAGCATCAGGCCGCGCTCGAAGAACCGCTCGATGAAGAACTTCCAGCCCTCCTGCGAGAACGTCTTGTCCTTGTTGACGAGCGCGATCTGCGTCGCCTCCGGCCCGGACAGCGCGACGATCCGACGGCCGAACCCGCCGGTCCACGACACCGGGCCGTAGAGCTCGTGGCGGCGGAGGCCGAACGCGGGGCCGAAGCGCATCATCTCGAGCATGTGCCCGACCACGGGCGGGCCTTCGTCGCCGAGCACGGGCTTGAGGCCGCTGCCGGCGGGCGGCGTCGCGAGCTCCTGCACGGGCCAGCGCGACCGCAGCCACCGCTGGTCGACGGCGCGGGGGAGGGGCAGCGAGGTCAGCGGGGGCACGCGCTCACGCAACGTTTCGGCGGCCCGGCCCACAGTGCGCGTCAAGGTGACCATCTCCCCGTCGAGATCGGCTACCCCTCACACGATGCACCCTTGTTGACCACCTGACAACAGTCTTTTCGGGTGAGCCGTGAAGGCCTCCTTACCGGCGCTAAGAGCCGGTAAGGAGTCCTTCACGGCTTTGGAGCCGCGGTTCTGTCGGACCCCGCCGGTAAACTGGATGACGGGGGCGGCGGCCCGCGCCGAGCCTCAGCCCAGCTCGGTGCGCACCTGCCGGGCCGCTTCGACCAGGTTGCGCAGCGCCGGCTCGACCTCCGCGTAGCCGCGGGTCTTCAGGCCGCAGTCCGGGTTGACCCACACCCGCGACGCCGGCACCGCGCCCGTCGCCGTCCGCAGCAGGCCGGCCACCTCGGCCGGGGACGGCACGCGCGGCGAGTGGATGTCGTACACCCCAGGCCCGACGCCGCGGCCGAAGCCGGCCGCCGTCAGGTCGGCGAGCACCTCCATCTTCGAGCGGGCCGCCTCGATGCTGGTGACGTCGGCGTCGAGCGCGTCGATCGCCGGCAGCACCTCGCCGAACTCCGAGTAGCACATGTGCGTGTGGATCTGCGTCGCGTCGGCGATCCCGGACGTCGCCAGCCGGAACGACGACACCGCCCAGTCGAAGTACGCCTGGTGGTCGCGGGAACGCAGCGGCAGCAGCTCCCGCAGGGCCGGCTCGTCGACCTGGATGACCTGGATGCCCGCCGCTTCGAGGTCGTGGACCTCGTCGCGGATGGCCAGGGCGACCTGCCGGGCGGTGTCGCCCAGCGGCTGGTCGTCGCGCACGAACGACCACGCCAGGATCGTCACCGGCCCGGTCAGCATGCCCTTGACCGGCTTCGGCGTCAGGCCCTGGGCGTAGCGGGCCCACGCCACGGTCATCGGCACCGGGCGCGAGACGTCGCCGTAGAGGATCGGCGGCCGGACGCAGCGGGAGCCGTAGGACTGCACCCAGCCGTGGTCGGTCGCGGCGAACCCGGCCAGCCGCTCGGCGAAGTACTGCACCATGTCGTTGCGCTCGGGCTCGCCGTGCACCAGCACGTCGAGGCCCAGCTCCTCCTGCAGCCGGACGACCCGCTCGACCTCGGCGCGCATCGCGTCGTCGTACCCGGCGTCGTCGAGCGCGCCGGCCTTGTGCGCGGCCCGCGCCTTGCGCACCTCCACGGTCTGCGGGAACGACCCGATGGTCGTGCTCGGCAGCGGCGGCAGGTTCAGCGCCGCCTGCTGCGCCGCGGCCCGTGTGGCGTACGGCGCGCGGACGGTGTGCTCGGGCCGCAGGTCCGCGAGCCGCGCGCGCACCTTGTCGTCGGCCAGCTCGGCCGCCGACGCGCGATCGGCGACGACGTGCCGCGCCGCCGTCAGGTCGACGTCCTCGCCCGCGAGCGCCTTCCCGAGCAGGACGACCTCGTCGACCTTCTGCTTCGCGAAGGCGAGCCAGCCCTTGAGCCGCGGGTCGAGGTCCTCCCGTGCGACGTCGTAGGGGACGTGCAGCAGCGAGCACGACGTCGAGACGCTGACCTTCGCCGCCGCGCCGAGCAGGGTCGCGGCCCGGCTCAGCGCCTTCTGCGGGTCGGTGCGCCAGACGTTGCGGCCGTCGACGACCCCGGCCAGGACCTCCTTGTCCCGCAACGCCCCTTCGGCCGCGACGGCGTCCACAAAGGACTCATCAGTGACCAGGTCGACGGCGAGCGCCTCGATGGGGGAGCGGGCCAGCACGCCGAGCCCGCGGCCCAGGCCGCCGAAGTAGCCCGCGACCAGCAGCTTCGGCCGCGCGGTCTCCTTGCCCAGCCGGTGGTAGGCGCGGATGAGCGCGTTCAGCTCGTCTTCTGAGCGGTCACCGGCGAACGCCGGCTCGTCGAGCTGGACCCACTCGACGCCCTCGTCGTGCAGCTGCCGCAGCAGGTCGGCGTACGCGTCGAGCAGGCCGTCGAGCAGGTCCAGCGGCCGGAATCCGTCGTCGCCCTTGCTCAGCAGCAGGAACGTCACCGGCCCGACCAGCACGGGCCGCGTTTCGACGCCCAGGGCGCGGGCTTCGCGGTACTCGTCCAGGGGCTTGGAGCCGGTGAGCGCGAACGTCGTGCCCGGGCCCAGTTCGGGGACGATGTAGTGGTAGTTCGTGTCGAACCACTTCGTCATCTCCATCGCCGGGGCGTCCTGGACGCCGCGGGCGGCCGCGAAGTAGGTGTCGAGCTTCGACAGGCCGAGCCCGGTGAAGCGCGCGGGCAGCGCGCCGAACAGCTCGGCGGTGTCGAGCACCTGGTCGTAGTGCGAGAACGTGTTGGACGGGACGGAGTCCAGCCCCGCGTCCCGCAGTCCTTGCCACGTCTGAACCCGCAGCTCACGGCCGGTGGCCAGCAGTGCGGCTTCGTCGTTCTTGCCCGCCCAGAAGCGCTCGAGGGCGCGTTTGAGCTCCCGGTCCGGACCGATCCGGGGGTAGCCCAGCACAGTGGTGCCGATTTCGGTCACAGCTCTCTCCTCGCGAGCTCGTTCGAGGAGTCCGGACGCGCGCGGCGGCGAGCGTTTCGGTGCGTGCCCATCCCACGAGGCCCGGACTCGCGCACGCCGTCGGCGCACGCACCACGGGCAGGTCTTCGGACTCGTGGGCGTACCGCTCGTGCCTACCGGCCGTCGCTTCCCAAGCTCGCGCTCAGTGCTTACATGACGGCTTTCGTTCCCACTCACCGCTGCGGGGCAGTCCCGGATTCACACCGGGTTCCCTGTTGCCTCGACAGGGTGTGACCTCACGCACAACAAAGCTCGGCCACGCCCTGGCGAACCAGTGGCGTGGCCGAGCCTAGCCGGAGAACTCAGTCCCAGTCGAGGGCGCCGCCCGACTGGTACTCGATGACGCGGGTTTCGAAGAAGTTCTTCTCCTTCTTCAGGTCCATCGCCTCGGACATCCACGGGAACGGGTTCTCGGTCTCGCCGAAGATCGGCTGGATGCCGATCTGCTGCGCGCGCCGGTCGGTGATGAAGTGCATGTACTGCTCGCACAGCTGCGCCGACAGGCCGAGCATCCCGCGCGGCATGGTGTCACGCGCGTACGCGACCTCCAGCTCGCAAGCGTCCTTCAGCATCCCGCGCACCTCTTCCTGGAACTCTTCGGTCCACAGGTGCGGGTTCTCGATCTTGATCTGGTTGATGCAGTCGATGCCGAAGTTCAGGTGGATCGACTCGTCGCGCAGGATGTACTGGTACTGCTCGGCGATGCCGACCATCTTGTTGCGGCGGCCGAGCGAGAGGATCTGCGCGAAGCCGGTGTAGAACCACATGCCCTCGAAGATCACGTAGAACGCGACGAGGTCACGCAGGAACGCCGTGTCGGCTTCCGGCGTCCCGGTCTCGAAGTCCGGGTCCTCCAGGTGCTGCGTGTACTTCAGCGCCCACGCGTCCTTGTCCGAAATGGACGGAACCTCGCGGTACATGTTGAACAGCTCGCCCTCGACCAGGCCGAGGCTCTCGCAGATGTACTGGAAGGTGTGCGTGTGCACGGCTTCCTCGAACGCCTGGCGCAGCAGGTACTGGCGGCACTCGGGGTTGGTGATCTGGCGGTACACCGCGAGCACGATGTTGTTGGCCACCAAGGACTCCGCGGTCGCGAAGAAGCCGAGGTTGCGCTTCAGCATCTGCCGCTCGTCCTCGGTGAGGCCGTCGGTCGACTTCCACAGCGCGATGTCGGCCTGCATGGCGACCTCGGTCGGCATCCAGTGGTTGTTGCAGCCGGCCAGGTACTTGTCCCACGCCCACCGGTACTTCATCGGCAGCAGCTGGTTGACGTCGGCGCGCGCGTTGATCATGCGCTTGTCGTCGACGTTGATCCGGGCCGCCCCGACCTCGATCTCACCGAGGCCGGTGACGCCGGTCGTCTCCACGTTGGTCATGTTCTCGGGTTCCTTACTGGCAGGCTTCGCAGTCGGGGTCGTCGATGCGGCAGGCGGCGCCTTCGGTGGTGACGAAGTCGACGTCCGTCTTCGGCAGCTCCTTCGGCTCCGGCTTGGCGGCCGGGGCGGTCACCGGGACCGCCGGGACGGCCGCGGCCGGCGAGGGCGCCGGGGCCGGGGCCGGGGTGGCCGCCGGAGCCGCCGGGGCAGCGGCGGGAGCCGCGGTGGCGGCGGCCGTGCCGGCCGAGACGGCGTTCAGCTTGCCGTCGGTGCCGCGCAGGGTGCTCTTCTCCACGTGCGTCGCGGACTGCGCCCGCAGGTAGTACGTGGTCTTGAGGCCCTTGTGCCACGCGTAGCGGTACAGCTCGTCGAGCTTGCGGCCGCTCGGCGCCGCGATGTACAGGTTCAGCGACTGCGCCTGGTCGATCCACTTCTGGCGCACCGAACCGGCGTCGACGATCCACTTCGACTCGATCTCGAACGCCGTGGCGTAGAGCGCCTTCAGGTCGTCCGGCACCCGGTCGATCTTGCCGAGGCTGCCGTCGAAGTACTTGAGGTCGCTGACCATGACCTCGTCCCACAGCCCGCGCTCCTTGAGCGAGCGGACCAGGTGCGGGTTGACGACGGTGAAGTCGCCGGACATGTTCGACTTGACGAACAGGTTCTGGAACAGCGGCTCGATCGACTGGCCGACACCCGAGATGTTGGAGATCGTCGCGGTCGGCGCGATCGCCATCACGTTGGAGTTGCGCATGCCGACGGTCTTGACGCGCTCGCGCAGCGGCGCCCAGTCGAGCGTGGTGGAGGTGTCGACGTCGAGGCCGTCACCGCGGCGGGCGTCGATGAGCAGCTGCAGCGAGTCGATCGGCAGGATGCCCTTGCTCCACAGCGATCCCTCGAACGACTGGTACTGGCCGCGCTCCTCGGCGAGGTCGGTCGAGGCCGAGATCGCGTAGTAGGAGAGGTGCTCCATGGAGACGTCGGCGAACTTCACGGCGTCGGCGGAGGCGAACGGGACGCCGATCTCGAACAGCGCGTCCTGGAAGCCCATGATGCCCAGGCCGACCGGGCGGTGACGCAGGTTGGAGCGGCGCGCCTCCGGGATCGTGTAGAAGTTGATGTCGATCACGTTGTCCAGCATGCGGACGGCCGTGCGCACGGTCTTCTCGAGGCGCTGGGTGTCCAGGCCCTCGGGGGTGACGTGCTTGAGCAGGTTGACCGAACCGAGGTTGCAGACCGCGACCTCTTCGCTGTTGGTGTTCAGCGTGATCTCGGTGCACAGGTTCGACGAGTGCACGACGCCGACGTGCTGCTGCGGCGAGCGCAGGTTGCACGGGTCCTTGAACGTGATCCACGGGTGGCCGGTCTCGAACAGCATGGTGAGCATCCGGCGCCACAGCTCGACCGCGCGGATCTTGCGGAACACCTTGATCTCGCCGCGCTCGGCCATCGCCTCGTACTCGGCGTAGCGCTGCGAGAACGCGTTGCCGTAGAGGTCGTGCAGGTCCGGGGTCTCGTTCGGCGAGAACAGCGTCCACTGCGCGTCGGCCTCGACGCGGCGCAGGAACTCGTCCGGCACCCAGTTGGCCGTGTTCATGTCGTGCGTGCGGCGGCGGTCGTCACCGGTGTTCTTGCGCAGGTCGAGGAACTCCTCGATGTCCACGTGCCAGGTCTCGAGGTACGCGCAGGCCGCGCCCTTGCGCTTGCCGCCCTGGTTCACCGCGACGGCGGTGTCGTTGGCGATCTTGAGGAACGGCACGACGCCCTGGGACTGGCCGTTGGTGCCCTTGATGTGCGCGCCGAGGCCGCGGACCGGGGTCCAGTCGTTGCCGAGGCCGCCCGAGTACTTAGCCAGCAGCGCGTTGTTCTTGTACGCCTGGAAGATCGAGTCCAGGTCGTCGTCCACCGTGGTGAGGAAGCAGGACGACAGCTGCGCGCGGGTGGTGCCCGAGTTGAACAGCGTCGGCGTCGAGGCCATGAAGTGGAACGTCGAGAGCAGCTCGTAGAACTCGATGGCGCGGGCTTCGCGGTCGTCCTCGCGGATCGCCAGGCCCATCGCGACGCGCATGAAGAACGCCTGCGGCAGCTCGAAGCGGACGCCGTTGTGGTGCTGGAAGTACCGGTCGTACAGCGTCTGCAGGCCGAGGAAGCCGAAGTCGAGGTCACGCTTGGCCTCGATGGCCGCGGTGATCTTGTCCAGGTCGAAGGAGAGCAGCTCGCCGTCGACCAGCTCCAGCTCGACCGCGCGGCGCAGGTAGTCGCGGAAGTACGCGGGGTACTCGCCGGCCATCTCGTCCTGGCTGGCCAGACGCGGCTTCTTCGCGAGGTAGCTCAGGGCCTCGCCGCGCAGCTTGTCCAGCAGCAGCCGGGCGCTGACGTAGGAGTAGTTCGGCTCCTGCTCGACCAGCACGCGGGCGGCCATGATCTGGGCCAGGGCGAGCTCGTCGGCGCTGATGCCGTCGTAGAGGTTGCGCTTGGCCTCGGCCAGCACCGGCTCGGCGGTGACGTCGTCGAGCCCGGCGACGGCCTCGCCCACGACGTGGGACACGCGGGCCCAGTCGAGCGGACGCAGCACGCCGTCGACGCCCTTGACGCTCAGCGTGGCCTCGGCGGGCGTCGTGGGCTCGGTCGCCTTGCGGGCCTTGCTGTGCTCCTCGCGGTAGAGGACGTAGGCGCGGGCGACCTTGTGGTGCTCGCCGCGCATCAGCGCGAGCTCGACGATGTCCTGGATCTGCTCGATGTGCAGCGCGGTCTCGGGACCGGCGTGGCGCAGCAGGGTGGTCTCGACCTGCTCGGTGAGCTCGGCGACGACGTGGTGCACGCGGGAGGACGCGGCGGCGTCGCCGCCCTCGACCGCGAGGAACGCCTTCGTCAGCGCGACCGAGATCTTCCCGGCGTCGAACGGCGACACGCTGCCGTCCCGCCGGATGACCCGGATCGCGGTGGGGCTGGAGTCGGCGGCGGCGGGCGGCCGCTGACCGGTTTCGACTGACATGCGTGTCTCCAAATTTGGACGCGTTGGATCGCCACAGGGTCTCATGAGGCCATGTGCTGCAAGTTCTTCGAAGCTGCCCGGCAGTACTCTGCAGCGGTCTCCCCGTCGCTGGGCGTTGCCGGTCCACAGAGACTACATGTAGGGGTTGGAGGCTGCACGTGCCCCAATGGGTGGCGTGTCGCGGTCTCACCCTCGCGGGTTACGCGGTCACCGAGAGGTGCTGCTCAGGCCCCGGAACAGGGAGTTCGGAGGCCGGTTCGAGCCTCGACCGGGGCGGCCTGGAGCGCCCGACACGCCGCTCGGCCGGGCGGAACGTGGGACGGTGGCCCGGCTGAGCTTGATCGGGTGGCGCGAGAGGGCACGCCGGAAGACGGTCAGGAGCCGAAGCGCAATTCGGACGCGGGGAGTTCGAGGCTCGTCACCGGGCGTCGCGAAGCGAGGTAGCCCAGCGGTCCGGTCGGGTTGAAGCTCCAGTCCGCCGACGCCGGACGCGGGCGGACCTTCGCGCCGACCGGCGTCCGCAGGAGACCGTCTCGCTCCTGGACGACGTCGAACGACGTCGGCAGCCGCACCGGCAAGCCGGCGCGGCCCTTGAACGCCGCCGTCGCTATCCAGTCGTCCGCGGTGGCCGCCGTGGCCGTGAAGGTGCGGCCGCTCGTGAAGTCCAGCGTGGCCAGGTCCTTCGGGATTGCCCACAGATCGCGGCCGCCGTGGAGGGAGACCTCGCTGTCGACCCAGATCTCGGTGATCGAGCACGACACCCGGCGCCCCTTGACCGCCACCGCCGCCAGCAGCTCGTGGTAGGCGAGCCGGCCGGGTGGCGTGTAGTCGATCCACGCCGTGAACACGGACGCGTGCCCGGCGATCACCAGCGGCTCGGCGGGCACCGCGGGCAGGTCCGCCACCGGGACGCGCCAGATCGACA
This genomic window contains:
- a CDS encoding ribonucleotide-diphosphate reductase subunit beta; translated protein: MTNVETTGVTGLGEIEVGAARINVDDKRMINARADVNQLLPMKYRWAWDKYLAGCNNHWMPTEVAMQADIALWKSTDGLTEDERQMLKRNLGFFATAESLVANNIVLAVYRQITNPECRQYLLRQAFEEAVHTHTFQYICESLGLVEGELFNMYREVPSISDKDAWALKYTQHLEDPDFETGTPEADTAFLRDLVAFYVIFEGMWFYTGFAQILSLGRRNKMVGIAEQYQYILRDESIHLNFGIDCINQIKIENPHLWTEEFQEEVRGMLKDACELEVAYARDTMPRGMLGLSAQLCEQYMHFITDRRAQQIGIQPIFGETENPFPWMSEAMDLKKEKNFFETRVIEYQSGGALDWD
- the metE gene encoding 5-methyltetrahydropteroyltriglutamate--homocysteine S-methyltransferase, encoding MTEIGTTVLGYPRIGPDRELKRALERFWAGKNDEAALLATGRELRVQTWQGLRDAGLDSVPSNTFSHYDQVLDTAELFGALPARFTGLGLSKLDTYFAAARGVQDAPAMEMTKWFDTNYHYIVPELGPGTTFALTGSKPLDEYREARALGVETRPVLVGPVTFLLLSKGDDGFRPLDLLDGLLDAYADLLRQLHDEGVEWVQLDEPAFAGDRSEDELNALIRAYHRLGKETARPKLLVAGYFGGLGRGLGVLARSPIEALAVDLVTDESFVDAVAAEGALRDKEVLAGVVDGRNVWRTDPQKALSRAATLLGAAAKVSVSTSCSLLHVPYDVAREDLDPRLKGWLAFAKQKVDEVVLLGKALAGEDVDLTAARHVVADRASAAELADDKVRARLADLRPEHTVRAPYATRAAAQQAALNLPPLPSTTIGSFPQTVEVRKARAAHKAGALDDAGYDDAMRAEVERVVRLQEELGLDVLVHGEPERNDMVQYFAERLAGFAATDHGWVQSYGSRCVRPPILYGDVSRPVPMTVAWARYAQGLTPKPVKGMLTGPVTILAWSFVRDDQPLGDTARQVALAIRDEVHDLEAAGIQVIQVDEPALRELLPLRSRDHQAYFDWAVSSFRLATSGIADATQIHTHMCYSEFGEVLPAIDALDADVTSIEAARSKMEVLADLTAAGFGRGVGPGVYDIHSPRVPSPAEVAGLLRTATGAVPASRVWVNPDCGLKTRGYAEVEPALRNLVEAARQVRTELG
- a CDS encoding ribonucleoside-diphosphate reductase subunit alpha, which produces MSVETGQRPPAAADSSPTAIRVIRRDGSVSPFDAGKISVALTKAFLAVEGGDAAASSRVHHVVAELTEQVETTLLRHAGPETALHIEQIQDIVELALMRGEHHKVARAYVLYREEHSKARKATEPTTPAEATLSVKGVDGVLRPLDWARVSHVVGEAVAGLDDVTAEPVLAEAKRNLYDGISADELALAQIMAARVLVEQEPNYSYVSARLLLDKLRGEALSYLAKKPRLASQDEMAGEYPAYFRDYLRRAVELELVDGELLSFDLDKITAAIEAKRDLDFGFLGLQTLYDRYFQHHNGVRFELPQAFFMRVAMGLAIREDDREARAIEFYELLSTFHFMASTPTLFNSGTTRAQLSSCFLTTVDDDLDSIFQAYKNNALLAKYSGGLGNDWTPVRGLGAHIKGTNGQSQGVVPFLKIANDTAVAVNQGGKRKGAACAYLETWHVDIEEFLDLRKNTGDDRRRTHDMNTANWVPDEFLRRVEADAQWTLFSPNETPDLHDLYGNAFSQRYAEYEAMAERGEIKVFRKIRAVELWRRMLTMLFETGHPWITFKDPCNLRSPQQHVGVVHSSNLCTEITLNTNSEEVAVCNLGSVNLLKHVTPEGLDTQRLEKTVRTAVRMLDNVIDINFYTIPEARRSNLRHRPVGLGIMGFQDALFEIGVPFASADAVKFADVSMEHLSYYAISASTDLAEERGQYQSFEGSLWSKGILPIDSLQLLIDARRGDGLDVDTSTTLDWAPLRERVKTVGMRNSNVMAIAPTATISNISGVGQSIEPLFQNLFVKSNMSGDFTVVNPHLVRSLKERGLWDEVMVSDLKYFDGSLGKIDRVPDDLKALYATAFEIESKWIVDAGSVRQKWIDQAQSLNLYIAAPSGRKLDELYRYAWHKGLKTTYYLRAQSATHVEKSTLRGTDGKLNAVSAGTAAATAAPAAAPAAPAATPAPAPAPSPAAAVPAVPVTAPAAKPEPKELPKTDVDFVTTEGAACRIDDPDCEACQ